A window of Fluoribacter dumoffii NY 23 contains these coding sequences:
- a CDS encoding DUF6969 family protein, with translation MITHSDFNLPQLSKWHKNIYLNYAKQVLEAQQLMTTNKGKNILHYALKKKRRFERMSHYPAGDRIDHQTGAQYFYHCHRENFESTEHGHFHCFLRYKHIPKGIKPAPLADWDKYIDNPMTHLVAIAMNQLGQPIRLFTVNRWVTSEIWYSAENCARLLKHYKITLRDDPYWQVLDKWVEGILHLFKPQILWLHQERDKKIQYHQASVDNPYIDYEIEELSEISIDLKQQIEWVIS, from the coding sequence ATGATTACCCATTCAGACTTTAACTTACCTCAACTGAGTAAATGGCATAAGAATATTTATCTCAATTACGCAAAACAAGTTTTAGAAGCGCAACAGTTAATGACGACAAATAAGGGCAAGAACATTCTTCATTATGCCTTAAAAAAGAAACGTCGTTTCGAACGAATGAGTCATTATCCTGCAGGTGATCGCATCGATCATCAAACCGGGGCCCAATATTTTTATCATTGCCATAGAGAAAATTTTGAAAGTACCGAGCATGGCCATTTTCATTGTTTTTTACGTTACAAGCATATTCCCAAGGGTATCAAGCCTGCACCTTTAGCAGACTGGGATAAGTACATTGATAACCCTATGACGCATTTGGTAGCTATTGCCATGAATCAGTTAGGGCAACCGATACGCTTATTCACCGTCAATCGTTGGGTAACTTCCGAAATTTGGTATAGCGCTGAGAATTGTGCGCGACTTCTTAAACACTATAAAATTACCCTGAGAGATGATCCCTATTGGCAAGTGCTGGACAAATGGGTAGAGGGAATTCTTCATTTATTTAAACCGCAGATTTTATGGCTACACCAGGAACGTGATAAAAAAATTCAATATCATCAGGCTTCAGTTGACAACCCTTATATCGATTATGAGATTGAAGAGCTTTCTGAAATCTCCATTGATCTAAAGCAACAGATCGAATGGGTAATTAGTTAA
- the acnA gene encoding aconitate hydratase AcnA, with the protein MKVGRDSLSTKSQLHIDGKTYHYYSLKEAEQKNFKGISRLPYSLKVLLENLLRFEDDSTVTTKDIQAIADWLHNKTSQHEIAFRPARVLMQDFTGVPAVVDLAAMRDAIAKMGGNPDKISPLSPVDLVIDHSVMVDKFGSPDALTVNTDIEMKRNNERYEFLRWGQKAFDNFQVVPPGTGICHQVNLEYLGKTVWSSSDDGVLYAYPDTLVGTDSHTTMINGLGVLGWGVGGIEAEAAMLGQPVSMLIPEVIGFKLFGKMKEGITATDLVLTVTQMLRKKGVVGKFVEFYGPGLSDLPLADRATISNMAPEYGATCGFFPVDKETIRYLELTGRDKHTIALVEAYAKAQGMWYDKDSEDPVFTDTLELDLSTIVPSLAGPKRPQDKVTLSTLPVEFDTFLKEAGKEQEKNSSFAVKNHDFQMKHGHVVIAAITSCTNTSNPSVLMAAGLVAKKAVEKGLQRQPWVKSSLAPGSKVVTDYLKQAGLQSYLDQLGFNLVGYGCTTCIGNSGPLPDAISHCVSDNDLVVSAVLSGNRNFEGRVHPQVRANWLASPPLVVAYALCGTTTIDLSKDPIGRDDKGNDVFLKDIWPSNDEIAAEVSKVTGGMFRKEYSEVFRGDEHWQAIKTSTGKTYEWDAHSTYIQHPPFFENLQAKPEAIKPIEHAYILALFGDSITTDHISPAGSIKANSPAGLYLKSKGVEEKEFNSYGSRRGNHEVMMRGTFANIRIRNEMTPGQEGGITRYIPSGEVMPIYDAAMLYQKDHHDLVVIAGKEYGTGSSRDWAAKGTNLLGVKAVITESFERIHRSNLIGMGVLPLQFCDGMTRKTLELKGDERISIDVSDSLKPGSMVPVTIERADGKKEQIKALCRIDTADELEYYKNGGILQYVLRNLCD; encoded by the coding sequence ATGAAAGTAGGTCGTGACAGCTTATCAACAAAATCTCAATTGCATATCGATGGGAAAACCTATCATTATTACAGTCTCAAAGAAGCCGAGCAAAAAAATTTTAAAGGAATAAGCCGTCTTCCATACTCACTTAAAGTTCTTCTCGAAAATTTATTACGTTTTGAGGATGACAGTACCGTTACTACTAAAGATATTCAGGCAATTGCAGACTGGCTTCACAATAAAACATCACAGCATGAAATCGCTTTTCGACCCGCCCGTGTCTTGATGCAAGATTTTACAGGAGTTCCTGCTGTAGTTGATTTGGCAGCAATGCGGGATGCAATCGCTAAGATGGGGGGTAATCCTGACAAGATTTCTCCATTATCACCCGTTGATTTAGTCATTGATCACTCAGTTATGGTTGATAAATTTGGAAGTCCTGATGCTTTAACCGTCAATACTGATATTGAAATGAAGCGAAATAACGAGCGATATGAATTTTTACGCTGGGGACAAAAAGCTTTCGATAATTTTCAGGTAGTTCCTCCTGGAACAGGTATTTGTCATCAAGTAAATCTTGAGTACCTAGGCAAAACGGTATGGAGTAGCAGCGATGACGGTGTCTTATATGCATATCCAGATACTTTAGTAGGTACCGACTCCCATACAACCATGATTAATGGCCTGGGGGTTCTTGGCTGGGGTGTGGGAGGTATTGAGGCTGAAGCAGCAATGTTGGGCCAGCCTGTATCCATGCTCATTCCTGAAGTAATTGGATTTAAATTGTTTGGAAAAATGAAGGAAGGCATCACTGCAACTGATCTGGTGCTTACAGTAACACAGATGCTCCGAAAAAAAGGTGTCGTCGGTAAGTTTGTTGAGTTTTATGGACCTGGGTTAAGTGACCTACCCCTTGCTGATCGCGCTACCATCTCCAATATGGCACCGGAATATGGAGCTACATGCGGATTTTTCCCCGTGGATAAAGAAACTATTCGCTATTTGGAGCTAACTGGCCGTGATAAACATACAATAGCCTTGGTTGAGGCGTATGCTAAAGCACAAGGAATGTGGTATGACAAAGACAGTGAAGACCCTGTTTTTACAGATACATTGGAACTTGATTTAAGCACTATAGTACCCTCATTGGCAGGTCCGAAACGCCCTCAAGACAAGGTAACCTTAAGTACTCTACCTGTTGAATTTGACACTTTCCTTAAAGAAGCCGGAAAAGAACAGGAGAAAAACTCTTCCTTTGCAGTTAAAAACCATGATTTTCAAATGAAACATGGTCATGTAGTCATTGCCGCCATAACCAGCTGTACCAACACCTCGAATCCAAGTGTGCTTATGGCAGCAGGATTAGTGGCTAAAAAAGCGGTTGAAAAAGGATTACAACGCCAGCCCTGGGTTAAATCTTCCCTAGCCCCAGGATCAAAGGTTGTTACCGATTACCTCAAACAGGCTGGTTTACAATCTTATCTTGATCAACTGGGTTTTAACCTGGTAGGTTACGGATGTACAACATGTATTGGTAATTCAGGCCCCTTGCCTGACGCGATTTCTCACTGTGTCAGCGATAATGATTTGGTTGTTTCGGCTGTTTTATCAGGAAATCGTAACTTTGAAGGCCGTGTACATCCTCAAGTGAGAGCAAACTGGTTAGCCTCACCTCCACTGGTAGTGGCTTATGCTCTGTGTGGTACTACTACTATTGATCTGAGCAAAGACCCCATAGGTAGAGACGACAAGGGTAATGATGTATTTTTGAAAGATATTTGGCCTTCCAATGATGAAATTGCTGCTGAAGTATCTAAAGTTACAGGTGGAATGTTCCGTAAAGAATACTCCGAAGTATTTCGCGGTGATGAACATTGGCAAGCGATTAAAACCAGCACTGGAAAAACTTATGAATGGGATGCTCATTCAACCTACATCCAACATCCGCCATTTTTTGAGAATTTACAAGCTAAGCCTGAGGCAATTAAACCAATAGAACATGCTTATATTTTAGCTTTATTTGGTGATTCAATTACAACGGATCATATCTCACCAGCAGGTTCAATCAAAGCCAACTCTCCTGCAGGTTTGTACTTGAAATCTAAAGGAGTTGAAGAAAAAGAATTTAACTCTTACGGTTCTCGTCGGGGTAACCATGAGGTAATGATGCGAGGAACCTTTGCTAACATTCGAATTCGCAATGAAATGACTCCCGGCCAGGAAGGTGGGATTACACGTTACATTCCTTCTGGTGAAGTAATGCCGATTTATGATGCAGCAATGCTTTATCAAAAAGATCATCATGATCTGGTAGTAATTGCAGGTAAAGAATACGGTACAGGGTCGTCAAGAGATTGGGCTGCTAAAGGAACCAACCTACTTGGGGTCAAAGCAGTAATTACTGAAAGTTTTGAACGTATTCATCGCTCTAATCTGATCGGTATGGGTGTTTTACCTTTACAATTTTGTGATGGGATGACACGTAAGACCCTCGAATTAAAGGGGGATGAGCGCATTAGCATTGATGTGTCTGATTCATTAAAACCTGGCTCGATGGTGCCTGTAACTATTGAGCGTGCCGATGGGAAAAAAGAACAGATTAAAGCTTTATGCCGTATCGATACTGCTGATGAATTGGAATACTATAAAAATGGCGGTATTCTGCAGTATGTTCTCAGGAACCTATGTGATTAA
- a CDS encoding APC family permease, whose product MNQPKKVLSVFSLVMINVIAVDSLRTLPISAKLGLTLVSYYVVAAFAFFIPVSLVAAELATAYPETGGIYVWVREAFGKRAAFITIWLQWIYNVVWYPTILAFIAATLSYLISPELGNNKYYLLITVLILFWVFTILNCFGMKISSIVSTIGATIGTIFPMLFMIFLAILWCLEGKPMMVGYPSTWLPDFDSWGDVSLFAVVLFGLLGMEMSAVHAEEVKNPQRDYPKALFYSTLLVISTLSLGSLAIVVVVPNESLSVVSGLIDAYAVFFKSYNMSWMTSIIAVLIILGGLSGVSAWIIGPTKGLMVSARDGSLPAKFAHVNKYGAPTTILFTQAIIFTVLSSAFILLDSINAAYWMLSDLCAQMALMVYIFMFAAAIKLRYARTNQPCGYTVPGGNFFMWFLCIIGILCCLTAIVIGFVPPTQIPVGNVVVFESFLIGGLLLFVLIPWFLSKKH is encoded by the coding sequence ATGAATCAACCTAAAAAGGTTTTAAGTGTTTTTTCATTAGTAATGATTAATGTCATTGCTGTTGATAGCTTACGAACCCTTCCTATTAGTGCAAAGCTTGGTCTTACACTGGTTTCCTATTATGTTGTAGCTGCATTTGCATTTTTTATTCCGGTGTCTTTAGTTGCAGCGGAACTAGCCACCGCTTATCCGGAAACAGGCGGAATTTATGTGTGGGTTCGCGAAGCATTCGGTAAACGCGCAGCTTTTATTACGATATGGCTTCAATGGATTTATAACGTTGTCTGGTATCCAACAATACTTGCTTTTATTGCAGCAACCCTATCGTATCTCATTTCACCAGAGTTGGGGAATAACAAATATTACCTTTTAATTACTGTACTGATTTTATTTTGGGTTTTCACGATACTCAATTGTTTTGGAATGAAAATTTCAAGTATTGTAAGTACCATTGGGGCAACAATAGGTACGATATTTCCAATGCTTTTTATGATTTTTTTAGCAATACTTTGGTGTCTCGAAGGTAAACCTATGATGGTTGGTTATCCCTCCACCTGGTTGCCCGATTTTGATTCCTGGGGTGATGTATCATTATTTGCGGTGGTTTTATTCGGTTTACTCGGGATGGAAATGTCTGCAGTGCATGCCGAAGAGGTTAAAAATCCTCAACGTGATTATCCTAAAGCGTTGTTTTACTCTACCCTTTTGGTCATTTCAACTCTTTCATTGGGCTCTTTAGCTATTGTTGTTGTCGTTCCCAATGAGAGTTTAAGCGTAGTTTCAGGCCTTATTGATGCCTATGCGGTGTTTTTTAAATCCTACAATATGTCCTGGATGACCTCAATTATTGCTGTGTTAATTATCCTGGGCGGCCTTAGCGGTGTTTCAGCATGGATTATTGGTCCGACCAAGGGGTTGATGGTTTCAGCTCGCGATGGTTCCTTACCAGCTAAATTTGCACATGTAAATAAATATGGAGCACCGACAACAATTCTCTTTACCCAGGCCATTATTTTTACGGTATTAAGCTCAGCTTTTATTTTATTGGATTCAATTAATGCAGCTTATTGGATGTTGAGTGATTTATGTGCTCAAATGGCTTTAATGGTATATATCTTCATGTTTGCCGCGGCCATCAAATTAAGATATGCCAGGACGAATCAACCATGTGGTTATACTGTACCAGGTGGTAATTTCTTCATGTGGTTTTTGTGTATTATAGGCATTCTGTGCTGTTTAACAGCAATCGTTATTGGGTTTGTCCCACCAACTCAAATACCTGTTGGTAATGTCGTTGTTTTTGAATCTTTTTTAATTGGGGGTTTATTACTGTTTGTATTAATCCCATGGTTTCTTTCTAAAAAGCATTAA
- a CDS encoding response regulator, with translation MSSHAKNRTKEDIDSIHQYYMEIINSMPNIVYWIDTECNLKGCNHNFVKLLGLNTLNDLKGSPYQQMEESAHWDKERIEELKLDDMKVIFSGIPQHHVEEKPISDSAGKLHYFQSSRVPMYNRNRKIIGLIVILNDITLNKELETHVGEFQENSQKLEHTLKEGYLPTVLMVEDNIIAQNVEKALLTALHCHVDIADSAESAVNLFYPGKYDLVLMDIGLEDSSGYVVAKQLRQKEKNTNHHVPIIALTGFEADVVKYDCQHYFMEGAISKPLTCEQAEQIIKHYVYHMDVPVRGLKTT, from the coding sequence ATGTCATCCCACGCCAAAAACAGGACCAAAGAAGATATTGATTCCATACATCAATATTATATGGAAATTATCAATTCAATGCCCAATATTGTGTATTGGATAGATACGGAATGCAACTTAAAAGGATGCAATCACAACTTTGTCAAATTGCTTGGCCTCAATACACTTAATGATTTAAAAGGTTCCCCTTACCAACAGATGGAGGAATCTGCACATTGGGATAAGGAAAGAATAGAAGAATTAAAATTAGATGATATGAAAGTGATTTTTTCAGGAATTCCCCAACACCATGTGGAGGAAAAACCTATTAGCGACTCTGCAGGGAAGCTTCACTACTTCCAATCTTCGCGAGTCCCTATGTACAATCGTAACAGAAAAATTATAGGCTTAATCGTAATTTTAAATGATATTACTTTAAACAAAGAACTTGAAACTCATGTTGGTGAATTTCAGGAAAATAGCCAAAAATTAGAGCACACTTTAAAAGAAGGTTATTTACCTACAGTGCTCATGGTAGAAGATAATATAATTGCGCAAAATGTTGAGAAAGCATTGCTCACAGCATTGCATTGCCATGTTGATATAGCAGATTCTGCAGAGAGCGCAGTCAACCTATTTTATCCTGGAAAATATGATTTGGTGTTGATGGATATTGGATTGGAGGATTCTTCCGGCTATGTAGTTGCAAAACAATTAAGACAAAAAGAAAAAAACACAAACCACCATGTTCCCATAATAGCTTTGACTGGGTTTGAAGCAGACGTGGTCAAATACGATTGTCAACACTATTTCATGGAAGGGGCGATCAGTAAACCATTAACCTGTGAACAGGCAGAGCAAATCATTAAGCACTATGTCTATCATATGGATGTTCCGGTACGGGGTTTAAAGACAACGTAG
- a CDS encoding SDR family NAD(P)-dependent oxidoreductase gives MKEKIILITGCSSGIGFDAVFALKKRGHRVIGSCRKQEDVQKLIDMGIEAVQLDVADSASIQNAFSDVLSKTNGRLDVLINNAGYGQIGALEDISREVLREQFETNVFGLVELTNLAIPVMRKQGYGRIINLSSILGVISMPFRGAYNASKYAVEGISDTLRLELKSSGIDVITIEPGPIESRFRDNCVDNSLDRINRQNSYFSKQYEGMLMSFKEKKSDSVFTLKPDAVINKFIHAIESKKPKVKYPVTFPAHFLIFLKWILSAKMLDRFILLVSKKELS, from the coding sequence ATGAAGGAAAAAATAATTTTAATTACGGGCTGCTCTAGTGGTATTGGGTTTGATGCTGTATTTGCCCTAAAGAAAAGGGGGCATCGTGTTATTGGTTCCTGCAGGAAACAGGAAGATGTCCAAAAATTAATAGATATGGGCATAGAGGCTGTCCAGCTGGATGTTGCTGATTCAGCTTCAATTCAAAATGCATTTTCAGACGTTCTCTCTAAAACGAATGGACGCCTAGACGTTTTAATTAATAACGCAGGATATGGGCAAATAGGGGCTTTAGAGGACATTTCACGTGAGGTATTACGCGAACAATTTGAAACAAATGTCTTTGGGTTGGTTGAACTGACGAATCTGGCTATTCCGGTTATGCGTAAACAGGGATATGGCCGTATTATCAATTTGAGCTCTATCTTGGGCGTAATCAGTATGCCTTTTCGCGGTGCTTATAATGCATCTAAGTATGCTGTTGAAGGCATTAGCGATACTTTAAGGCTTGAATTAAAATCCTCAGGCATTGATGTCATTACTATAGAGCCAGGCCCAATAGAAAGCCGTTTCCGAGATAATTGTGTTGATAATTCACTAGACCGTATTAACCGGCAAAACAGTTATTTCTCGAAACAATATGAAGGAATGTTGATGTCATTTAAGGAAAAGAAATCCGACTCTGTTTTTACACTGAAACCAGATGCAGTAATCAATAAATTTATTCATGCAATCGAATCTAAAAAACCCAAAGTTAAATATCCAGTAACTTTTCCCGCACATTTTTTGATTTTTTTAAAATGGATACTAAGCGCAAAAATGTTGGATAGGTTTATTTTATTAGTTTCGAAAAAAGAATTATCCTAA
- a CDS encoding alpha/beta fold hydrolase gives MNNIFRAFHFFVISILFLFNNMLFATTITLPQTHQFISYNDTGSGKPLVLIHAFPTDQRLWQAQQEGLKAHFRVITLDLWGFGQSACVDGNEIPMAEYAHEIKELLDYLKIDKAIIAGESMGGYIALAFSAKYPEQTLGLVLSSTQAVADSPETKANREKTALEVLEKGTDNLIEGFMKKAFSPYASSETKALLYHILSVQKPTAVASALRGMATRESSTSLLATTSMPILIISGEMDKVISPQQSRDMHSLAKNSRLIILPETGHLSNLEQPTLWNQAIIEMFA, from the coding sequence ATGAATAACATTTTTCGTGCTTTCCACTTTTTTGTGATCTCTATTTTATTTCTCTTCAATAATATGTTGTTCGCAACGACAATTACTCTTCCCCAGACACATCAGTTTATTTCATACAATGACACAGGAAGCGGTAAACCGCTTGTATTAATTCATGCTTTCCCAACGGATCAACGATTATGGCAGGCTCAGCAAGAGGGACTTAAAGCACATTTTCGGGTGATCACTCTGGATCTCTGGGGATTTGGGCAATCAGCCTGCGTCGATGGAAATGAAATTCCGATGGCAGAGTATGCTCATGAAATAAAAGAGTTATTAGACTATTTAAAGATTGATAAGGCTATCATTGCGGGAGAATCTATGGGAGGATATATTGCTCTTGCTTTTTCAGCTAAATATCCTGAGCAAACTCTTGGATTGGTATTATCAAGCACTCAAGCTGTAGCCGATAGTCCAGAAACTAAAGCAAACCGGGAAAAAACAGCATTGGAGGTTCTTGAAAAGGGAACGGATAACCTGATTGAGGGATTTATGAAAAAAGCCTTTTCTCCTTATGCCTCCTCTGAAACAAAAGCATTGCTTTATCATATCCTGAGCGTGCAAAAACCAACAGCTGTAGCATCTGCTTTGCGTGGCATGGCAACCCGTGAGTCATCCACATCATTACTCGCAACGACTTCTATGCCCATTTTAATTATTTCAGGCGAAATGGATAAAGTGATTTCCCCCCAGCAAAGTAGGGATATGCATTCCCTTGCCAAAAACAGTAGATTAATTATTTTGCCTGAAACCGGCCATTTATCCAATTTAGAGCAACCGACCCTGTGGAACCAGGCAATTATTGAAATGTTTGCATAA
- a CDS encoding FmdB family zinc ribbon protein yields the protein MPIYEYQCTSCNHHFDLMQKVSDDPVKQCPVCYKDTVIKLISAAGFQLKGTGWYATDFKNKASKTPETKAKNDDSAPAEKTKDTSSSKTTQDGDNK from the coding sequence ATGCCAATTTATGAATACCAGTGTACCAGTTGTAACCATCATTTTGATTTAATGCAAAAAGTCAGTGATGATCCTGTTAAACAGTGCCCTGTATGCTATAAAGATACTGTTATCAAGCTTATTTCCGCTGCTGGTTTTCAACTAAAAGGTACGGGTTGGTATGCTACTGATTTTAAAAACAAAGCGAGCAAGACACCAGAGACTAAAGCTAAAAATGATGATTCTGCTCCTGCAGAAAAAACAAAAGACACTTCCTCATCAAAAACTACTCAAGATGGTGACAATAAGTGA
- a CDS encoding flagellar hook-length control protein FliK yields the protein MIDLNTILNVAELGDLFSNSSSNNPVTGDILTESMEKTQYQEKGSLASIDEEASPDTFILLLTQVFANAGSNDLKSIPLTEENDLEPVNSESREVSQEKSGEQSISEIENNVAISWINSSYCTQENELKSGKQELEHHLSAPMGRTEHQEQSETPLSAPIQINEAQMPLNEISFVETLVIDETPQNSVTDVQETQLKEREWGGLPETPQIITSFLESEPVTVSLSKNPQKIQLSGIRDTQLMNPIEPFESQFSTLKRSVEDKITPTGSLQTLSKKEEEIPEFLSIFENSEELKTQETSYTVPNESPLRVPMEANVPIETNVPIETRAPDMDIPHKSLTIPMKVDTPEWSKQFTEQIIWLGHQDIKRAVIKINPEDLGPLEINIKVVNNSASVNIVAHNLNVRDIIDQSLPRLQLMMAEQGLNLSEVHVDSDANPRQFSQENKNNREEFTPSTEEEFGTTPLKSKGVIKRLIDYFA from the coding sequence ATGATTGATTTGAATACTATATTAAATGTTGCTGAATTGGGAGATCTTTTTTCGAATTCATCGTCAAACAATCCAGTAACTGGCGATATATTGACAGAATCGATGGAGAAAACTCAATATCAAGAGAAGGGCTCTCTAGCCTCCATAGATGAGGAGGCTTCTCCAGATACTTTTATTTTATTATTAACACAAGTTTTTGCCAATGCTGGATCCAACGATTTGAAATCTATCCCACTTACGGAAGAGAACGACCTGGAACCCGTCAATTCTGAATCCAGAGAAGTTTCGCAAGAAAAAAGCGGAGAGCAATCAATTAGCGAGATTGAAAATAACGTCGCTATTTCCTGGATCAACTCATCCTATTGTACGCAGGAAAATGAACTAAAAAGTGGCAAACAAGAGCTTGAGCATCATTTAAGTGCGCCAATGGGCAGGACAGAACATCAAGAGCAATCGGAAACGCCTTTATCTGCGCCTATACAGATTAACGAAGCTCAAATGCCGCTTAATGAAATAAGCTTTGTAGAGACTCTTGTGATAGATGAGACACCTCAGAATTCTGTAACAGATGTTCAGGAGACTCAACTAAAAGAACGGGAGTGGGGGGGACTTCCAGAGACTCCACAAATAATAACTTCTTTTTTAGAATCCGAACCTGTAACAGTATCTCTTAGTAAGAATCCCCAAAAAATTCAGCTTTCCGGCATTCGCGATACGCAACTAATGAATCCAATAGAGCCTTTTGAATCCCAATTTAGCACGTTGAAACGTTCTGTAGAAGACAAAATAACTCCAACTGGCTCCCTCCAAACATTATCCAAGAAAGAAGAAGAAATACCTGAATTTCTATCAATCTTCGAAAATTCTGAGGAACTAAAAACCCAGGAGACAAGTTATACAGTACCCAATGAGTCACCTTTGCGTGTTCCTATGGAAGCTAATGTTCCTATCGAAACTAATGTGCCTATTGAAACCCGAGCCCCTGACATGGACATCCCTCACAAAAGCCTCACGATTCCGATGAAAGTCGATACCCCTGAGTGGTCAAAGCAGTTTACCGAGCAGATTATCTGGCTAGGGCATCAAGACATTAAAAGAGCTGTAATTAAAATAAACCCTGAAGATTTAGGTCCATTGGAAATTAATATTAAGGTGGTAAATAACTCTGCCTCTGTAAATATAGTTGCCCATAACCTAAACGTGCGCGACATTATTGATCAATCTTTGCCGAGGCTCCAGCTGATGATGGCCGAGCAAGGTTTAAATTTATCGGAAGTACACGTAGATTCCGATGCCAATCCACGTCAATTTTCACAGGAAAATAAAAACAATAGGGAGGAATTTACCCCTTCCACTGAGGAAGAATTTGGAACTACCCCTTTAAAGAGTAAAGGGGTAATCAAAAGATTGATTGATTATTTTGCATAA
- a CDS encoding acyltransferase family protein, whose translation MGSNSTETKRILSLDVFRGLTMALMVLVNSLGSRENYKILMHVEWNGCSLADLVFPAFLFIVGITTVISLQRHLNDESKAQLYRSILTRTLLLMFFGLFLNIFPKQIDLSTIRIYGILQRIAWCYLICSILYLHTSFRTQIIILVGILIGYWFFLTQIPVPGPGFDQLSMAKNWVSYIETHLFSPRHLLFKNFDPEGFLSTIPAIATTLSGLLVGQYLLTPGSKLKKSFTLITIGILCLFVAGFWNHYFPINKNLWTSTFVLWSSGFSLIVFGLCFFVIDVLGYTKWSLPFKILGMNALFIFIFHVVLLKLQSIFVLTLPNGTQDIMRVAITQYLFGSFSPQNAGLFYAILFLFLNFIVAVFLYRRKIFIRI comes from the coding sequence ATGGGCAGTAATTCAACTGAAACTAAACGTATTTTATCTCTGGATGTTTTTCGTGGTCTGACGATGGCATTAATGGTCCTGGTAAATAGCCTGGGCTCACGAGAAAATTACAAGATTTTAATGCATGTTGAGTGGAACGGATGCAGTTTGGCGGATTTAGTTTTTCCTGCCTTTTTGTTTATTGTAGGGATCACAACAGTGATCAGCTTGCAAAGACACCTAAATGATGAAAGCAAGGCCCAACTTTATAGAAGTATATTGACTCGTACTCTTCTTTTAATGTTCTTCGGACTATTCCTAAATATTTTTCCCAAGCAGATAGATTTATCCACTATACGGATATATGGAATATTGCAACGTATTGCTTGGTGTTATCTTATTTGTTCTATTCTCTATCTCCATACATCCTTTCGCACCCAAATAATTATTCTAGTGGGTATTCTCATTGGTTATTGGTTTTTCCTCACACAAATTCCAGTGCCAGGTCCAGGATTTGATCAATTAAGCATGGCAAAAAATTGGGTAAGTTACATTGAAACTCACCTCTTTTCTCCCAGACATCTATTATTCAAGAACTTTGATCCTGAAGGATTTTTAAGTACTATACCCGCAATTGCCACAACCCTTTCTGGACTTTTAGTCGGACAATATTTACTAACTCCTGGCAGTAAACTAAAGAAAAGTTTCACTTTGATTACCATAGGGATACTGTGCCTCTTTGTAGCCGGGTTTTGGAACCATTATTTCCCAATTAATAAAAATTTATGGACCAGCACCTTTGTTTTATGGAGTAGTGGCTTTTCACTTATAGTTTTTGGTTTATGTTTTTTTGTAATCGATGTATTGGGTTATACAAAGTGGTCATTACCTTTTAAGATTTTAGGGATGAATGCATTATTTATCTTTATTTTTCATGTGGTATTGCTGAAACTTCAATCCATATTTGTACTTACTTTACCCAATGGGACGCAGGATATTATGCGAGTGGCTATCACTCAATATTTATTTGGAAGTTTTAGCCCCCAAAATGCAGGGCTGTTTTATGCGATTTTGTTTCTTTTTTTAAATTTTATAGTAGCCGTTTTTTTATACAGGCGAAAAATTTTTATAAGAATTTGA